CCACAGACTGCGATGAAGCATGAGGAAACTGCTTGTGGGGGTGAACCCGCACAGGAGGGAGCGAAATGCACCGGGGCAAATTGCATTCGCGGGGAAAAACATGCCCAGGCTGTTTGGCCGTTTAAAGCCCAGGTGTCCGGCCTCAGCCGGCCCATTGATTGAACACGAAAGTGGTTAGTAAGATGATCATGAACGGCAGGTTTAGCATGATCCACGCCCGGTCGAATGATTTGTGTTGCCCAAGTGCCGCAGGTGCGAGAAAGAAAGATGGCAGGGCCAGCACGTAGCGGTGCATCCCCTGGGCGGCCCCTGATGTCAAAGAAAAGAGCAGTATGGCAGCACTGTAAAGTGTCAGGACCTTGTCGTGGCGGAACATCCAGACCAGGGAGGCTATTCCTGCCGTCAGGCACGCCAGCTCTACAGTGTAGTAGGCCAGAGACTGCGGGTTCGTCGCCATCAAGCCGACCGCTTCCTTCCACGCGGCCAATGTTCCCTGAATGTTAAGCAGATTGCGGTTGAAGTAATTGCTCTCGATGAAGTGGAACTGGCTGCTCATGGTCAGGGTGAAAATTCCGTAGGCAAGTGCGGGGGCAAGCATGAAGGCAAAATCCCTCAAGTGACGCCCCTTCCCCATTTGAAAAATAGCTCTTCTGCCGTCGCTTCCATACCAGTAGAGAAAGAGCGGCAAAAGAAGCAACACTCCACCGGCCTTGGTGAAGGTGGCCAGAAAGGCAAGGATTCCTGCCGGGACAAATCGCCGTTCACGTGCGAACATCAGGGCCGAAAAGGATAAAGCAAGGAACAGTCCCTCGGTGTAAACCATGGCCATGAACATGGAGGCGGGCGCGATCAGGAGGTAAAATGAAGCCCTAATCCCGGCGTCCCGATCCAGCATATCGCGACCCAGCCGGTACAGTGCCAGCATTGCTGCCAGCGTACCCCCCAAAGACACCAGAACCCCTGCTGAAGTGGCGGCTGCCAACTCCTCCATCCCCAGAAGCAAAAACGGGGTCATAAAAATCCGGATCAGCATGGGGTATCCCGGAAAGAAGGCATAATTCATTGACGTCCAGGAAGGTTTTTCAGCCAATGTCCGGATTACCTGATTCTTCCAATTGAAATCAGGGGGAATTGCACGCATGGCGGGGTCGTCATATCCGGCTACGGCGATTGAGAGGTAATACTCGGAGTCCCAGGCTACATGGCCATTCAGGAAGGCTCCGGTCAAGTAGGTGTGGCGTGTCTGACTTTCCGGCATGGTCGCGGCGGCGGTCCAAGCGAGCGTCCTGTCGGGAGCTACGAGGGTAAAACGGGCTCCCAGGTAAGGTACCAGAATGAGCATTAAGAAAACCCAAACAAGCCAGGTCAGAAAGATGGGTCGGTACTCGGTGATCAAGCGCATGATAAAATACTAACATATAACGGAAGAGTTACTATGACCCGTTATTCGACCTTTTTCCATCATAGTGGGTTTCAGACTCTTCTGCCTAAAACCGCATCCAACCCTAGCAGGCTATGTGCCCCGGCAACCGGTGAGGGCTGAAACCGTAAACAAAAAAAGTAGCCTTCCAAAGACTGGAAGGCTACTTTTTTATTACATGCAACTCATGTTGACTACTGTTTTTCGACCGTCACCGAATCGAGAACCGCGGTAATACGACGGTTCTGCTGACGTCCTGCCTCGGTTCCATTGTCGGCAATTGGGCGGGTCATGCCGTAGCCCTTGGCGGTGAGGCGGTCGGCGGCAATGCCGTGCTTTTTAATCAAGTAGCTGCGGACGGCTTCGGCGCGGCGCTGGGAGAGCTTCATGTTGGCGGCAGCTGATCCCACATTGTCGGTGTGCCCTTCGATCACCCCTTTAACCGTAGGGTATTTCTGCATATAATCGGCAACTTTCTTGATTTCGCCGGCATATTTGGGCTGAATGTCGTTCTTCCCGGTGACGAATTGAATGTTGATGGACATGCTGAGGGTTTCCAGGTCCGGGCAGCCGTCGGCTTTCACCTTGGTTCCCTTGGGGGTGCCTGGGCATTTGTCCAGGTAATCGGCAACGCCGTCGCCGTCGGAGTCGACTGGGCAGCCATCCTGGTCAACCTGAACTCCTGCGGGGGTACCGGGACACTTGTCCAGGTAGTCGGCGACGCCGTCCTTGTCGGAGTCAACAGGGCAGCCGTCCTTATCTACCTGAACGCCGGCCGGGGTGCCCGGGCACTTGTCCAGGTAATCGGCAACGCCGTCCTTGTCGGAATCAACGGGACAGCCGTCCTTGTCAACCTTGACGCCTGCAGGAGTGCCAGGGCATTTATCCAGGGTGTCGATAACGCCGTCATTATCGGAATCGGCGGGTGCAGGCGGAGGAGCGACAACAGGAGCGGGAGCCGGAGCCGGTTCGGGGGCTGGTGCTGGTGCCGGTTCGGCTTTGGCAACGGGAGCCGGTTCCTTGGCTGCGCCAAAGGAGTAGACGAGGCCGAGATTATATTCATAGTTACTGTAGGAGTCCCCTTCATGCTTGAAAATCAGGTGACGGAAATCGCCCCTCAGTGCCCAAGTATCGGAGATGAAGTACTTGATGCCGGGGCCGTAGTCGAATACGCCGCGGGTCAGCTTGGTGCCGTCATTGCTGTCAAGGGACATGCCGCTGTAGCCGGCGGCGATATAGGGCACCAGCCTGTTGTCGGGGAAAATGTGCAGCAATGCATCGGCGCCGTAGCGATAGAAATCGGTTTTCGTCGAGCTCCTGGTTCCTTCAGTGCGGGTATAGTCGAAGAGTGCCTCGGCGCCAAGGTGTTTGGTGAAGTTGTAGCCGGCCCGGATGCCTCCCACAGGCTGGGTCTCCAGGTGCTGTTTACCGTCAAAGGTGTATCCTCCCACGATGGGAGAGAGGTAAAAGGCCCCGGGTTCGACTCCTGCAGCCGAAACCGTGCCCACCGAGAGCAGCAGGGTGCCTGCTGCTGCCAACAGCATGCGGTTGAATAACTTCATTTTTTTCCTCCTTCTTCTGCATTGAATTTTACTTCCTATGTTGCCGTCGGCTCCACAGCAGAGGTGCACTGGGGGCAACGGGATGCTGCCAGAGGTATTGGGCTCAGGCAGAACGGGCACTGCCGGGTGGACGGTGGGGGAGGTGTTTCCGGCCGGCGGAGTCGATTGATCTGCTTTACCACGAGGAATACGGAGAATGCAACGAGAACGAAGTCGATGATGTTGTTGAAAAAGAGCCCGTAGTTGATGGTGGGGATGCCGGCGGCCTTTGCCTTGGCTACCGTGTCCACAGGGGTGCCGGAAAGATTGATGAACAGGTTGCTGAAATCCATTTTCCCGGTAAGCAGCCCGAGGGGGGGCATGAGGATATCATTGACGAGGCTGGTGACGATCTTGCCGAAGGCCGCACCGATGATGACACCGACGGCCAGATCAACGGCATTTCCCTTGACGGCAAATTCCTTGAACTCCTTGAACATGGAAAAATCCTTTAGTGAAGAGATTAATGATAATTGAGTTTATCCCTGGTGGTGGGGGTTGTCAATCGGGGTATTAACCCGTTAGTTGTTGGAGGGGCTTGTAGTGCTGTCGGAAACGGATGAGTCGTATGGGAAAAGAGCGGAGTGGAGAGGCTGCTGTTGAAGGCAGCCTCCGGGGCTATTTCTTCTGATACGTGCCCATGAGCTCGGCGGTCTCGATGATGTGCGGCTGAAGGGCTTTTTCCAATTCGGCCCTGGTGGCATGTCCGGCTGTTTGCAGAACTGCATCCAGGGCATAAAGCCTGAAGAAGTAACGATGGGTGCCCGATGGGGGGCAGGGGCCACCGTAACTGTTGTGATAGAAGTCGTTTTTGCCGACAATTGCCTCCCTTGGGGCGGCGTTCTCGGCCAGTTCCCGGGTGCGGGGGCTCATGTTCCAAACTATCCAGTGGGTCCATGTGCCCGCCGGCGCATCGGGGTCATCGACAATCAGCGCCAGGGACTTGGCCCTTGCGGGGATGTTTTCGAATCTGAGGGGCGGGCTGATGTTGTTGCCATTGCAGGTATATCGGTCGGGAATGCTCTGGCTGTCGGTAAAGGCAGGACTGGATATCTTCATTTTCATACCCCCTTTTTTTGCTCCGCCGGCAATAGCCAAGGCGGTACAGGCAAGGATAATCATCATGGCGGCCAATATCTTCTCCATCCGTTCCCCCTCATTTTCCCCAGGTGCCGATTACCTCGGGCAGTTCGCCGAGAGCGGATATGGTGGCGCCGGGGGGCAGCCCGGGGAAAGGCCAGCGACGGTCTCTGTTCATGACCCAGACCGTGTGGAAGCCGGCTGCTGCTGCGCCATAAATATCCCAACCGTGGGCGGCCACCATCCAGCAGTCTTCCGGTTCGGCACCCAGGCGGTCCATTGCCAGCAGGTAGGTGGAAGGGTGGGGCTTGCACTTTTCCACCTCGTCGGTGGAGACGATCATCTCGAAATGTGTTGCCAGGCCGGAACGTTCCAGCA
This region of Geotalea daltonii FRC-32 genomic DNA includes:
- a CDS encoding mannosyltransferase family protein; the encoded protein is MLILVPYLGARFTLVAPDRTLAWTAAATMPESQTRHTYLTGAFLNGHVAWDSEYYLSIAVAGYDDPAMRAIPPDFNWKNQVIRTLAEKPSWTSMNYAFFPGYPMLIRIFMTPFLLLGMEELAAATSAGVLVSLGGTLAAMLALYRLGRDMLDRDAGIRASFYLLIAPASMFMAMVYTEGLFLALSFSALMFARERRFVPAGILAFLATFTKAGGVLLLLPLFLYWYGSDGRRAIFQMGKGRHLRDFAFMLAPALAYGIFTLTMSSQFHFIESNYFNRNLLNIQGTLAAWKEAVGLMATNPQSLAYYTVELACLTAGIASLVWMFRHDKVLTLYSAAILLFSLTSGAAQGMHRYVLALPSFFLAPAALGQHKSFDRAWIMLNLPFMIILLTTFVFNQWAG
- a CDS encoding OmpA family protein is translated as MKLFNRMLLAAAGTLLLSVGTVSAAGVEPGAFYLSPIVGGYTFDGKQHLETQPVGGIRAGYNFTKHLGAEALFDYTRTEGTRSSTKTDFYRYGADALLHIFPDNRLVPYIAAGYSGMSLDSNDGTKLTRGVFDYGPGIKYFISDTWALRGDFRHLIFKHEGDSYSNYEYNLGLVYSFGAAKEPAPVAKAEPAPAPAPEPAPAPAPVVAPPPAPADSDNDGVIDTLDKCPGTPAGVKVDKDGCPVDSDKDGVADYLDKCPGTPAGVQVDKDGCPVDSDKDGVADYLDKCPGTPAGVQVDQDGCPVDSDGDGVADYLDKCPGTPKGTKVKADGCPDLETLSMSINIQFVTGKNDIQPKYAGEIKKVADYMQKYPTVKGVIEGHTDNVGSAAANMKLSQRRAEAVRSYLIKKHGIAADRLTAKGYGMTRPIADNGTEAGRQQNRRITAVLDSVTVEKQ
- the mscL gene encoding large conductance mechanosensitive channel protein MscL translates to MFKEFKEFAVKGNAVDLAVGVIIGAAFGKIVTSLVNDILMPPLGLLTGKMDFSNLFINLSGTPVDTVAKAKAAGIPTINYGLFFNNIIDFVLVAFSVFLVVKQINRLRRPETPPPPSTRQCPFCLSPIPLAASRCPQCTSAVEPTAT
- a CDS encoding YbhB/YbcL family Raf kinase inhibitor-like protein, which encodes MEKILAAMMIILACTALAIAGGAKKGGMKMKISSPAFTDSQSIPDRYTCNGNNISPPLRFENIPARAKSLALIVDDPDAPAGTWTHWIVWNMSPRTRELAENAAPREAIVGKNDFYHNSYGGPCPPSGTHRYFFRLYALDAVLQTAGHATRAELEKALQPHIIETAELMGTYQKK